The following nucleotide sequence is from Peribacillus sp. ACCC06369.
TGCTGTAGCCATTACACAAGCCCAAGGGTTAGAGTTGGTCGAACAGCTTAAAACTAAACAAATCACGTCCACTCTGGAAGTGGGAAAAGCTGAAAGAATCGAAAAGACATCCTACAATGTCATCGCTTCCCTAAAACCAAAAGCCAATAAGGATAATGGTCAAATCGTAACTGTTGGAGCCCATCATGATTCTGTCCCGGGCGGCCCTGGTGCAAACGATGATGCTTCGGGTGTATCAGCTGTGCTGGAACTGGCAAGGATCCTGGCCAAAACGCCAATTGACACTGAAATTCGCTTCCTCACGTTCGGATCTGAGGAAAGAGGGCTCGTTGGATCATCCTTCTATGCAGATTCCCTTCCCAAAGAGGATGTAGACCGCATGGTGGCTCACTTCCAAATGGATATGATAGGCGGACGTGATGCTGGCGAGGATAATCCTGCAGGTGGTTTGATTATGTATACCATTGATGGAATGAAAAACCTTGTGACGGACCTGGGTTCCTCAGCAGGGGCCAGAACGATGGATGTTGCGATTCCTTATGGACAGCTGGGCAGGAGTGACCACCAACCATTCCATGAGCTTGGCATTCCATCCGCCTTGTTTATCCATTCCCCTGTAGAGCCTTGGTATCACCAGCCTACAGATACACTGGATAAGATATCGAAAGAAAAATTGCAGCAAGCAGCTGAAATTGTTGGTGCCAGTGTGTATCAAATTGCCCGTCCGGAAACTCCGGCATTAACAAATGCACGTGTAGCTCCTGGCACGGTAGACTATGATTTTGATGACCGTCCGGTAGATTAAATACTTCATTGTACAGAATTACGAGATTAATGATGGATCTTGGAGAAAATCAGGAGGGCAGCTGTGTAGTTTACAGATGCTCTCTTCTTTTTATCGGCCAGCGCCTCGTGCTTAATTTTTTCACTATTTCTAAGCTCTAAGTCTAGTGAAAATCCTATATGAAATATGTAATAAAACATACATGCTTATCCAACTCCAATACCATTCCCACCAATCACAAAGTAATCTTAATAAGGTTAGTTTTTTTATGAGATATTAATGCTTTGGACAACAATTTGTTACTTCTACTAGTTATATATAATAGTAATTTTAAAAATTATGAAAATAAGGTAAGTAACTGTGAATTAAAAGTTATTATCTTCCTTAAAGAGTTACTTTATAATTCAATACTATATAATCAGTCAGTTGACGAATATAGACCACCCACTCTTTATTACTACATTACTTTGCAGCGAATTCAAAAACAAAATCTATTTTAAACATGTAGGGTGGATATAATGGATAAGCGAGAGCAGTTAATCGAACAAATAAAATTGGTGATAAATAAGCTTGAAAAAGATTATTGTAGTGAAATAAATAGTGGTGTTTTACAACTAATATATAAAAGATATAAGAATGCATTGGAAGTATTAGAGAATAATGAAGATATAAAAGAAATAAATATTATCGGAAGTATAAGGGCTTATATGGATAGTTATAGTGACTATCAAAATTCATTACTTGTAGAATTACATAAATCTGAAAAATTAAATAAAGAAATGTTATGAAAAATGGTTGTTGAAAAATTTAGGATATATAAAAATGAGAAACTTTTTAATAGTCTATCCTATAAAACGAAGATAATTTATTTATATGAATTAAAGGCGCATAATTGATCTATGCGCCTCATTTGCTTACATTATTGAATGATTACAGTTTCCAGCTCGACCATCTTACTCCAATCAGCAATTTGATTAACTGAAAGGGAGAGGGATAGTACGGTATGATGGCCTCCGCCAGCTTGGATCCAAGATTTAATGCCGTCTTTGAAGTTGGGTTTCGGTTCCCATATCACTTTGGCGACTGGTAAATGAGGTGTTTCATTTTCCGATGTGACTGTACTTATGGCATTGACAAGGAGACGGTAATGGGTTCCTAAATCCAGCATCGAGACCACGATGCCTTCTCCGGCGGCTCCATCAAAAATAAGTCGTGCTGGATCTTCTTTATTACCGATGCCCAGAGGGTGTACGACGATTTTTGGTTTATTTGCAGCAAGTGTGGGATCCACTTCAAGCATATGTGAACCAATTATCCGTTCTGCTCCTGTAGTTAGGTCATAGGTGTAGTCTTCCATGAAGCCCGTCTGTTCGTTGTTCGCCATCACTTTCATCAAGCGGTCGAGGGCAGCGGTCTTCCAGTCTCCTTCTCCAGCAAACCCATAGCCTTCTGCATTCAAACGCTGAACCGCCAACCCGGGTAATTGCTTCATACCATGCAAGTCTTCAAAGTTGGTCGTAAAAGCTGTGTAACCGCCATTTTCCAGGAAACGCCGTAGACCAATTTCAATTTTTGCTTGTTCTTTGACATGTTCTTCGAAGTAGTTGGGATCATTATTCCCGATCTCAAAATCGTATAACGTTTGATATTCTTGATAGGTTCGATTGATTTCATCTTCTGTGACGCCATTCATCACTGCCACTAGATCACCGATGCCATAATAATCAACTGTCCAGCCAAATTGAATCTGGGCTTCTACCTTGTCACCTTCCGTTACGGCAACATGCCTCATATTATCACCAAACCGAGCTACTTTTAGCTGTGAACTGTAGCAAAACCCGATAGCGACATTCATCCAGTCACTTATTTCTTGTTGGATGTCCTCATTTTTCCAGTAACCGACAACGGTCTTGTTGTTTTTCTTTAGTCGCGCATTGATAAAACCATATTCACGATCTCCGTGTGCGCTTTGATTTAAATTCATGAAATCCATGTCGATCGTAGACCAAGGAACCTCTTGATTGTATTGAGTTACCAGGTGTAGCAGTGGTTTTTGAAGCAATTTTGTTCCGGTTATCCACATTTTTGCTGGAGAAAATGTATGCATCCAAGTAATTACACCTGCGACCTTATCTTGGTAGTTGATTTCTTTCATGATGGCAGTGATTTCATCGGCTGATGTGGCCAGGGATTTGAACTGGATTGGGTAAGCTAGATTGCCGGATTGATTGAGTTTTTCTGCCATTTCCATTGCATGGTTTTCCACTTCTTTTAATGCTTCCTCACCATATAGACTTTGACTGCCTACAATGAACCAGAATTCTTTTTGTTTAATTTTTAACATAATCATTCACTCCGTCCTTTTTGGATTTACCTTGGCCATAGTAAGCGTGAGGTCCATGCTTTCTATTAAAATGCTTGTTTAATAAATTTTGGTCCATGCGAATATCGTGCGGATTAAGCTGAAGGGAATGGTAAGTCATTTTTGCCACTTCTTCCAGCACTACAGCATTATGTACAGCATTCTTTGCATCGGTTCCCCACGTGAAAGGACCATGATCATTCACTAAGACGCCTGGTACACGGTTGGGGTCAATATGATTCTCGGTGAATGTTTCGATAATCACATCACCGGTTTGTTTTTCATAGTCTTGCTGGATTTCAGCCTGTGTCATGGCTCTGGTTACAGGGATATCCCCATAAAAATAATCGGCTTGAGTCGTCCCGGCAGCGGGAATGCCGCAGCCAGCCTGCGCGAAGGAAACTGCCCAAGGAGAATGGGTATGAACGATACCGCCAATATCCTTAAACGCTTGATAAAGCCTGATATGTGTATCCGTATCGCTGGAAGGTTTATAGGTTCCCTCAATTATTTTTCCTTCCAAGTCCACGATCACCATATCTTCAGGCTGAAGTTTGTCATATTCAATGCCGCTGGGTTTGATGGCAATCAGTCCGCTTTCCCGGTCGATAGCACTTACGTTTCCCCAGGTAAAGGTAATGAGTTGATGTTGCGGAAGCAGCATGTTTGCTTGATATACCTGCAGTTTTAATTGTTCTAGCATATTAACGATTCCTCTTTTCCACTATTGGATTTTAGAGTTTTCAGCACTTTCATTACATCATTTGCACCTCTGCCGAAATAATCATGCAGCTTAACGTATTCCTGATATAAAGCATTGTATTTCTTCATGTTTTCAGGAATCGGCTTCACTTTTTCTTCTTGGATACGGGCAATCCTTGCTGCGGCTTCTTCGATATTAGTAAAGCCTCCGGCATCCTGTCCGGCAGCTACCGCAGCAAACATCGCTGCACCTATGGCGGGGGCCTGAAGGTGAGTGGCAATGGATATTTCTTTCTGGGTAATGTCTGCATATATTTGGTTGAGCATTTGATTTTTATGAGGCAATCCACCGCAAACCATCAATTGGTTGATGTCAACGCCAGAGGCTTTGAACGTATCAATGACCAATCTTTTTCCAAAGGCGGTTGCCTCAATCAAGGCTCGATAAATTTCTTCAGGTTTTGTGCTGAGGGTCATTCCAAGAATTAAGCCCGTTAGATCTGTATCTACAAGCACAGATCGATTACCATTCCACCAATCAAGGGCAAGCAGACCGCTTTCGCCTATGGCCAATTCATTTGCTTTTTCTTCTAATAATTGATGAATATTGATGTTCCTTTGATCGGCTTCTTTAAAATAAGAAGGGGGAACTTGATTATCGACAAACCATGCAAAGATATCCCCGACTGCATTTTGCCCGGATTCGTAAGCATAATAACCAGGAACGGCACCATTTTTCACGACCCCACACATTCCAGGCACAAGCACTTCTTTATCGGAAAGTGTAATGTCACAAGTTGAAGTGCCCATTATGTTAAGCATGGTTCCGCTAGTGATCACTCCGGTTGGAGCAACGGAAACGTGTGCATCGACATTTCCCACACATACGGAGATTCCAGGTAAAAGTCCCATTTCGTGAGCCATTTCAACAGTCAATTCACCAGCTTTCGAACCAACAGGAAGAAGTTCCTCACTTAATTTTTCAGAAACGACATGTTCAAGGCGAGGGTCTAAAGCGCTGAAAAAAGAGGAATCCGGGTATCCGGTATGTTCATTCCACATAGCTTTATAACCGGCAGTACAGGAATTACGTGTTTCTTTTCCTGTCATTTGCCAAGTGATCCAATCAGCAGCTTCAATAAAACGATCCATAGCTTGATAGATTTCCGGATCTTCATCAACGATTTGCATCAGTTTCGGGAAAATCCATTCAGAGGAGATCTTACCGCCATATCGGGCCAAAAACGGTTCGTTCCGTTCTTGGGCAATGCGATTCAATTTATCTGCAGCGTATTGTGCTGCATGATGCTTCCACAGTTTCACCCATGCATGCGGACGATTCCTGAACTCTGGGATTTCACATAAAGGAGTGCCATCATTTTTCACAGGCAATACTGTGCATGCAGTGAAATCCACCCCAATGGAAATGATATCTTCTTTAGCTATATGACTTAGGGAGACCGCTTCCTTGACTGTATCAATCAAGCAAATTACATAATCCCTAGGATTTTGAAGGGCCCAATCTTTTCCTAATTGAATAGTTGTACCAGGTAAATGATTGCATATTACCGCGTCAGGATAGTCTTTAACGGTTGAGTTTATAACATCCCCGTTGTCAAGATTGACAATTACGGCTCGAGCTGACAAGGTACCGAAATCCACCCCAATTGAGTATTTACCACGCATTTTATCCTCCCTTTCGAGTAAGCGTTTTCTATGAAGCTAATATAATATTTATACGTACAAATGTCAATTAAGTTTTTTGTACTAATGAATATAAAGCGTTTCAATGGTTATCTTGTAATCAATGAAGTAAATAGGTATGATATTAGTAATGATTTACGGAGGGATACCATGTTACCGAAATATAAAATTGTAATAGAAGAGATTAAGTCCTGGCTTTTCAAGGAACAGTTTCTTCCTCATGATAAATTACCGACTGAAACGCAATTAATGGATAAATTTAATGTCAGCAGACACACGATCAGACGGGCAATTGGAGATTTGGAAGTGGCGAATTATCTGTATCGCATTCAAGGCGGGGGGATATTCGTTGCGGATTGGGAGGATAAACGGATCAATCAGGCACCAACGAAAACCATTGCCGTTTTAACGACCCATATCGCTGACTATATTTTTCCCAACATCATCGTCGGCATTGAAAAGGTCTTATCGGAGCATTCATTTTCACTCGTTCTTGCCAGTACGCACAATGATGTAGCAATAGAACGGAAGAGCTTGGAAAATCTATTATCCCAACCGATCGATGGCATGATAATCGAACCGACAAAAAGTTCCTTTCCCAGCCAGAATATTGGAATGTACAAAAATATAAAGAAAAATGATATCCCATGTTTAATGATTAATTCCACTTATCAGGATATGGATTTCCCGTTTCTCGTCGTTGATGATTTTAAAGGGGGGTATATGGCCACGGAACACCTTCTAACGCTTGGCCATGTGAAAATATTAGGGATATTTAAAACGGATGATAAGCAAGGGGTAAACCGTATGAATGGATTTATTGCCGCATATCAGCAACAGCCTTCACTTGCTTCTCCCGGCCAATTCATCACCTTCCAAACAAATGAAGAGAAAAAGGAATTATCCGACCGTATCAGGACCGTCCTGACACAATCCAATCGGCCAACTGGAATTGTTTGCTACAATGATCAAATCGCTTTCCTGGTGATTTCCATTGCGAAAGAATTAGGAATCGCCGTTCCGGATGAACTATCCGTCATAGGATATGATGATTCACCGATCGCCAAAATGCTTGATATCAAATTAACGACGATCAAACATCCGAAAGAACAGATGGGCACAGATGCGGGAAACATGATTCTTAAGTTAATCGGATCGCAGACAAGTAAGGACATCGAATCGATTGTCTACGAACCTGAACTAGTAAAGCGGGATTCTACGAAAAAAGTAAAAAAATGATACCAATCGGCGATTGGTATCATTTTTTTGCAGACTAATTTTTAGTGTTGACATTTATACGTATAAATTATAAACTCGATTAAAGAAAGCGCTTCCTGAAAATAGTTATTCAGTTAGCTTCTTACTATCTGCGGGAGAAGGAAAGTAACAGGTTCCATTGTCAATGGCTATAGTTTCAGTATTCAGAATATTACATAAAAACTGGAAGCATAAAAGACTGGGAGGAACTAAAAATGGGGAATCGTAAGGTAAGGGACAAAAATTCATTTTGGTATATTGTTATTATCTCTGCAGCGGCAGGGATGGCAGGTTTACTCTATGGTTATGATACCGCAGTCATTTCGGGAGCCATCGGTTTTTTACAAGAGTTATACGATCTGTCACCGGCCATGGAAGGATTCGTCATATCCAGTATCATGGTAGGCGGTATTTTAGGGGTCAGTGTATCAGGGTATTTAAGCGATGCCTTCGGAAGACGGAAAATACTAATGTTGGCGGCCTTGTTTTTTGCCATATCCGCCATTGCATCCGCTTTCACGATTTCGGTCGAGATGTTAATTGGGGCCAGGATATTTGGCGGTGTAGGAATTGGACTTGCTTCAGCCTTAGCTGTCACGTACATTACCGAATGTGCCCCGGCTGCCATTCGTGGAAGATTATCCTCCATGTACCAACTATTCACGATTATCGGGATATCAGCCACATTCTTCGTTAATCTGATGGTTGCCGGTTCCGGTACACATGAATGGGGAGTGGAAACTGGATGGCGGTGGATGCTGGGGTATGGAGTGATACCAGCCCTCATCTTTTTTGTAACGTTGATTTTTGTTCCAGAAAGTCCCCGGTATTTGGTTCAAAAGGGTAAAGACCAAGAAGCACTGTTTGTGCTATCTAAGATTAATGGGAAAAAATTAGGCCAAGAAGAGCTTAAGGCCATTAAAAAATCGATTGATTCCGAAACGAATCTATCAATGATGCAATTGTTCAAGCCAGGTTTAAGGAAAGCACTTGGAGTGGGGATTTTTCTTGCTCTTTTCAATCAAGTGATAGGAATGAATGCGATTACATACTATGGGCCGGAAATTTTCAGAATGGGAGGATTCGAGAATAACACAGAATTCGTTGCGACTAGTTTGGTCGGACTCATGCAAGTGGCTGCCACTGTAGCAGCAGTGATCTTCATCGATAAAATCGGTCGTAAGAAGCTCATGGCAATCGGTTCTGCCTTCATGGCTCTTTTCATGCTGCTGATTGGAGGCGTTTTCTTTTTCGATATAAACAATGGTCCCTTGTTAATTATCTTAATAATGGGTTTCACAGGTGCATTTTGCGTATCGATGGGTCCTATACCATGGATCATGATACCCGAAATTTTTCCAAACCATTTAAGGGCGCGTGCAGTAGGGCTGACTACGATGTTCTTATGGGGAGCGAATTGGGCAATTGGGCAATTCACGCCGATATTACTTAATGGGCTAGGCGGCGCGATAACTTTCTGGATATTCGCTGCGATTAACGTCATTTGCTTCATCTTCGTCGTGAAAATCATCCCTGAGACCAAAAACAAAACGCTCGAGGAAATCGAAGAATTTTGGAAACCGGCAAAAAAACAGAAAATCCATGAAGCACAAGCCTAAAAGCAAATTCGCAACAGCTCCTCCGTGTAGCAGAGGAGCTGTTGTTTTGCGATTAATAGAACGTCATGTATCTTTAAACTAAAATTTGGAAGTGTATATAATTCTATAAATATAGTAGAGAAAGGAAGAATTATATGAAAAAGTTAAAAAAAGGATTTTTAATCGTTTTAGCAAGTGTTTGTTTTTTACTCTTAAACATTTCGACACCGGTTTCAGCTCATGAATTCAAATCAAAACAAACGGTTATAACCAGTGAAGATGGAACAGTGGTTTTAACTAAAATAAAAAAAGATGTATGGGTTCATACAACCTATACGGAAATCAGTGGTAATAAGATTGGTGCGAATGGTTTGGTTCTTAATACTTCAGAAGGAATCGTCTTAGTCGATGCAACATGGGACGATACGCTGGCAAAGCAATTATTGGATATGATTAAAAAGGAATTCAAAAAACCTGTAAAGCTGGCTATAATTACGCACCACAAATACGATAGAATTGGGGGTATACAGACATTATTGGATCAAAAAATAAAAACAATAAGTACTCCTGAAACTGCAAGATTGGCAAAAGAGTTCAACTATCCTATGCCCGATCCTTCCCTGGATTCAATGGCATCAACTTTAAAAGTTGGAAATATGAAAATCGAAACATACTTCCTGGGAAAAGCCCATACTTCTGATAACATGACAATATGGCTTCCAAAGTATAACTTATTATTTGGTGATATGATTTTCGCGCTGGAACAAAAAAATTCCGGGATCATTGATGAAGCTAACATGGAAGCATGGCCAAATACGATGAAGAATTTAATGTATGTATATAATGATGCGAAAATCGTGATTCCAGGCCATAAAACTTGGGGGGATTTCAGTTTGCTTCCACATACATTGGAAATTGTCCAGAAACATGAAAATAAAAATAATTCGCATTCACTTCTAAACTTTTAGCAACTTGTCCACACCTTCCATTAGTCCATGCATATACAATAGTAAGGAGGGTGTTAGGATGGAGATAAATTGTTGTTATGTAGAAAAATGTTTTGAGAACAATGACCCCAGTACAATATGGTTTCCTGGAAAGCGTTGTAAATGTAAAAAATGCAAAAAAAACTAGCACCGTTTGTATTAATCACTAAAAGAATGAAGCAACTGTAAGGCAGTTGTTCTACAGGGCAGTCCTAGTGGCTGCCTTTTTTATTTTGACACGCAGATAATGGTGATAGATGTGAGCCTGATTTATACAATCATATAAAGATGAATAAACACTTAACCTTGGTGGCTAAGTGTTCATCAGTTAATCTTTCTTAAGGATTTGCCTGCTTTGCTGAATGATTTCATTATTTTTATTAATGGCTTCCACATTGTTTAACTTAACATGATCATTGATCAATTCATTGTCTTCCATATATTCTAGTAACAATTCGACGGATTTATCCAACAATCTTTCCAGTGGGATACCCCTTTCATCTGCTAAACGAGTGAGTCTCATGTTTAAATGAGAAGCGAGTGAAGAAACAAATGGATCTCTACCATCGTTCATTTGCATTCCCCCATCAGCTTTAATAGCTCCATTATATGATGGAAAGGATTGGAAGGCAAATGGAACAAAGTGAATGGGGATTAATGGAAAGTTGGTTGTGGATTGGTGAATTGTACTGGGAGCTGGATGATTTTTGGATTGGAAGCTGTCATTTTATTATTTATATTACGTGATTTTAATAATTATTTTGCGTAAAAAATAGAAGCTACCCATAATAAGTTAACTGCAACCTGTATTGGTTTATGTAACGGATAGCACAACCCCAATGTCTTATTTTAGGTTAACTAAAATAAGACATTGGTCATCTTTACGTTGGTCAGTGCCCTCTTCATTTCTAAGCGAATGTATAATTTCCTCTTTAAGTGTAGATATAGGGGCAGCCGAATAGGTCTTTAACAATGAGCATAAACGGTCTGAACCTAGAGGTTCTTCAACTCCATCTGTATAAAGGCACAGCTTACTGTCCTTATTGTATGTAAGGGTATTTACTTTAAAAGTTATATCTTCAAACATCCCGAGTGGAGGCCGATTAGAACGCAAGTGATATTGTTTTCCGTTTATATCCTGTAAAAGAACGGAAGGATGGCCTGCATTGATATATTTAATTTCTCTCTTATCAGTATCGATTAAAAGGTAGACAGCTGTGCAATAATGAGAAGTTTCACTTGTGTTTTTGAATAAAGAATGAAGATGATCATCTAATTCCTTCATCACAGTTCTTACTTCAGAACCTTTTAAAATTAATCTCTGAAATATGGAATGAAGTGACATGGTAATTAGAGCTGAAGAAAGCCCGTGCCCCATCACATCAAGTAGGATAAGGCCATACCGTCGGGCGTCAATTTGGTAAAATCCATAAATATCACCTGATAATTGATTGGAGCCTTTATAATACGCTTGAATTTCAAGATGTTCATTAATAATGGGAACAGTTAATAGTGTCTCTTGGATTTTTTTGGCAAACTCCATTTCTCTTTCTGTATCTACTTTGTATTTTTCGTTTGTTTCGTTCAATTCAATAAGTTTATCCTTTTGCATTTTCATCGTTTCATGAGCATTCTCTAAATCAGAATAAGCCTTATTCCTAGCATTTAGAGCTGTCACTGCCTCTTTTTTCGCTAGTAGAAGCTCATTTTCTAATTCGTTTCTTTTTCGCATGGGAATCACCACACACTCAATAATAGTTCTTCCATCTCTCTTTCTTCGAACAGCGTTGAGTAACACAGGTATTTCTTCATCATCTACAGACTTTAAGGATATATATATTTCCTCAATGTGATTTTCTAACCTGATCAGAGGAACCAGATAAAGCTGATGAAAGAGTATAGCAGAAGCCGAAAGGATAAAATTAATATGCTGCTCTTTCAATTGATCGAGATTATATCCCAATATTTTAAGTAAGGTTTGGTTAACGGATAAAATAGTATCTTCTTCTGATAAAGTCAAATATCCGCAGGGTGCCTCATTTAATTGTACATTCACAAAAGTTCACACCCATTCCTTTCTGTAAATCGTTTGTCGGAAATTCATCCAAATACTGACGGATTAGGTATATCGTCTCTTCAGGATGACTCATATGTGGACAGTGTCCTGTTGCTTTCATCAATTTCAATGTACTATGAGGAAGATGCTTATGAATATAATCACCTACCGCTGACGGAGCAATAACATCATTAGAACATTGCAAAATGAGTGATGGTACTTTAACTTTTGCTAAGTCTTTACGGTTGTCTGCAAAAAAGGTAACCTCCGCAAATTGTCGAGCGATAATAGGATCAGTAGAACAAAAACGATTCTCTAGCTCCCGTTTAAGCTCTGGGCGATCTGGATTATTCATTACCGTTCCCGCAAAGGCGGTTGCCCAGCCTATATAATTTTTGTCCATCATATCAATCAATCCTAAAAGCTGTTCTTTCTCAAATCCTCCGTAATAATCATTAGGGAGATTCAGGTAGCAAGGGGAAGGACCAACCAGAACAAGTTTAGAAAAATATTCAGGATGTTTAATTGATGCCAGCATGCCAATCACACATCCAACAGAGTGTCCAACAAATATAGCATCTTTTAGGTCTAAAGCCGAACATACATCAAGTACGTCTTGTGCATACCCTTCAAGAGTACTGTATCTTTCCACGTTGTATGCATTTATATCTGAATTACCTGACCCAACATAGTCAAATAGGATAATTTGGTATTCATCTTCGAAGTCTTTTGCAACTAATTGCCAGACATTTTGATCACAACCAAAACCTGGGGCAAATATCATTGGTCGTGTACCACTACCTTTAATCTTTACATTATTACGTAATAAAATATTGGGATTCATAATTGGCTCCTTCATTAGAAGATATACATACTATATGTTAACACTAACCTTATTCGAATTAAAGAATTGCACTTTAGTACTAAATCGCTACAAATGAGATCAGACTTTTTTTAATATCATCTACTAGTATTATAAAAAAAGTATAAGTAGGTGTAATTATGTAAAAATATCCAATAAGTCAATATTTGAGGAACATATCTTTAACTTTATCAGGATTTTCTTGAACAGAAAATTGTCTTAGCATCTATTTACCTTAAAAGTTCTGTCACCCCTAAATTGATTGGTTTTTATATTCTAAATCGGGAATAAAGCAGCCTTCAATCCAGGATCTTGGAGAGGTATTACTTATCCTGGCTGCTTTAACGAATTAAGTAATATGAAGAAGCCCCTGGTAAGTAATGATAGGTTTTCATAGTCTTAGATTTGCTGGTCAGTACGTACGAGGAACCTCAATATTCCCTCAAACAATCATATAAGATCTATTAATAAAAATGAATAAACATCAATCTAATGATTTACAAAGACAGTAGGATAAAATTAATTGCTTTAAAATGAACTGGATTAAACTAAGAATTATTGAATTTTGAATAGAATCTATTATGATTCACTTGTTGTGAATTAAGGGATTATTTTTCAACATTTTGGGCATAAAATCGACTCGAAGCGGAGTCTTAAAATCATCTCCTCTTACATCAATGCTTATAAAAAAGGCGGAATTGATGGTTTTAAAATGGGACACTCTCCTGGTGCACCACATGTTCAAGTAGTCACTTATCAAACTCCCAATGATCTTGGAATTTCTACAACTTACAATTGGACCCTTTCTTTAGTGTCGAAGTATATTGAACAGGAATGGGGGGAGAGGTATACACTTCGTGGAGTTTCAAGACTTTAGGAAACTCTTAGTCTTACGTTTACAAGAACCTCTTATACCCGGAAAAGGTCGACAACGTTCCTTGATCATTAGCCTTTTGAAAGTCTAATCTGTTCTAGAGTGTAAACTCTTTTTAGAAAACATATTGTAGAGAGCAGAGAAATGAGGGATTTAGAAGAGTATTGACTGATTATGTGGTTGTTTAATTCAATTTATCTATTTATAGGAGGTGGTTAAATTGACAGTTAAATTAGAAACTTTATTGGATCGTTCGGAAAAGAATATGGGCAGCGGTATTCATCCAGTCGTAAAAGAATCAGCATTGGAAATGGTTAAACGGGCAT
It contains:
- a CDS encoding ribulokinase; its protein translation is MRGKYSIGVDFGTLSARAVIVNLDNGDVINSTVKDYPDAVICNHLPGTTIQLGKDWALQNPRDYVICLIDTVKEAVSLSHIAKEDIISIGVDFTACTVLPVKNDGTPLCEIPEFRNRPHAWVKLWKHHAAQYAADKLNRIAQERNEPFLARYGGKISSEWIFPKLMQIVDEDPEIYQAMDRFIEAADWITWQMTGKETRNSCTAGYKAMWNEHTGYPDSSFFSALDPRLEHVVSEKLSEELLPVGSKAGELTVEMAHEMGLLPGISVCVGNVDAHVSVAPTGVITSGTMLNIMGTSTCDITLSDKEVLVPGMCGVVKNGAVPGYYAYESGQNAVGDIFAWFVDNQVPPSYFKEADQRNINIHQLLEEKANELAIGESGLLALDWWNGNRSVLVDTDLTGLILGMTLSTKPEEIYRALIEATAFGKRLVIDTFKASGVDINQLMVCGGLPHKNQMLNQIYADITQKEISIATHLQAPAIGAAMFAAVAAGQDAGGFTNIEEAAARIARIQEEKVKPIPENMKKYNALYQEYVKLHDYFGRGANDVMKVLKTLKSNSGKEESLIC
- a CDS encoding M28 family peptidase; translated protein: MYRKSLTVLLAAGMVLSTGTVFAQTNGATNAQSDTAFDNKVIKKISADNMYNTIAYLSEQPRAAGTEGELRAVKYIESQFKSLGFETKVQPFPIYDTVQNVKVKIGDSDLGGTPRAISGSISGKVTAELVNVGKAKPEEVGENVSGKIALVERGDITFVEKVQNVLNKGAVGVLMYNNSPSGNNFGQVSAGQNIPAVAITQAQGLELVEQLKTKQITSTLEVGKAERIEKTSYNVIASLKPKANKDNGQIVTVGAHHDSVPGGPGANDDASGVSAVLELARILAKTPIDTEIRFLTFGSEERGLVGSSFYADSLPKEDVDRMVAHFQMDMIGGRDAGEDNPAGGLIMYTIDGMKNLVTDLGSSAGARTMDVAIPYGQLGRSDHQPFHELGIPSALFIHSPVEPWYHQPTDTLDKISKEKLQQAAEIVGASVYQIARPETPALTNARVAPGTVDYDFDDRPVD
- a CDS encoding GntR family transcriptional regulator, which translates into the protein MLPKYKIVIEEIKSWLFKEQFLPHDKLPTETQLMDKFNVSRHTIRRAIGDLEVANYLYRIQGGGIFVADWEDKRINQAPTKTIAVLTTHIADYIFPNIIVGIEKVLSEHSFSLVLASTHNDVAIERKSLENLLSQPIDGMIIEPTKSSFPSQNIGMYKNIKKNDIPCLMINSTYQDMDFPFLVVDDFKGGYMATEHLLTLGHVKILGIFKTDDKQGVNRMNGFIAAYQQQPSLASPGQFITFQTNEEKKELSDRIRTVLTQSNRPTGIVCYNDQIAFLVISIAKELGIAVPDELSVIGYDDSPIAKMLDIKLTTIKHPKEQMGTDAGNMILKLIGSQTSKDIESIVYEPELVKRDSTKKVKK
- a CDS encoding L-ribulose-5-phosphate 4-epimerase, giving the protein MLEQLKLQVYQANMLLPQHQLITFTWGNVSAIDRESGLIAIKPSGIEYDKLQPEDMVIVDLEGKIIEGTYKPSSDTDTHIRLYQAFKDIGGIVHTHSPWAVSFAQAGCGIPAAGTTQADYFYGDIPVTRAMTQAEIQQDYEKQTGDVIIETFTENHIDPNRVPGVLVNDHGPFTWGTDAKNAVHNAVVLEEVAKMTYHSLQLNPHDIRMDQNLLNKHFNRKHGPHAYYGQGKSKKDGVNDYVKN
- the araA gene encoding L-arabinose isomerase, whose product is MLKIKQKEFWFIVGSQSLYGEEALKEVENHAMEMAEKLNQSGNLAYPIQFKSLATSADEITAIMKEINYQDKVAGVITWMHTFSPAKMWITGTKLLQKPLLHLVTQYNQEVPWSTIDMDFMNLNQSAHGDREYGFINARLKKNNKTVVGYWKNEDIQQEISDWMNVAIGFCYSSQLKVARFGDNMRHVAVTEGDKVEAQIQFGWTVDYYGIGDLVAVMNGVTEDEINRTYQEYQTLYDFEIGNNDPNYFEEHVKEQAKIEIGLRRFLENGGYTAFTTNFEDLHGMKQLPGLAVQRLNAEGYGFAGEGDWKTAALDRLMKVMANNEQTGFMEDYTYDLTTGAERIIGSHMLEVDPTLAANKPKIVVHPLGIGNKEDPARLIFDGAAGEGIVVSMLDLGTHYRLLVNAISTVTSENETPHLPVAKVIWEPKPNFKDGIKSWIQAGGGHHTVLSLSLSVNQIADWSKMVELETVIIQ